The following are encoded together in the Roseovarius sp. EL26 genome:
- a CDS encoding molybdenum cofactor biosynthesis protein MoaE has translation MDIRVQDAAFDLGEEVNQFTNRQNGMGAVVTFTGIVRDLCTGDLDVMEIEHYPGMTEKALETIAHEALERWNLGDVLVIHRHGPLKPADHIMMVATSSPHRADAFQAAEYLMDFLKSRAPFWKKEVTGKNADWVAAKDDDEQALSRW, from the coding sequence ATGGATATCCGGGTACAAGATGCGGCTTTTGATCTTGGAGAAGAGGTCAATCAATTCACAAACCGACAAAACGGTATGGGTGCGGTTGTAACCTTTACTGGAATTGTTCGCGACCTTTGCACCGGTGATCTGGATGTGATGGAAATTGAGCACTACCCCGGAATGACCGAAAAAGCGCTGGAAACGATCGCGCACGAAGCACTTGAGCGCTGGAACCTTGGCGATGTCTTGGTCATCCACCGCCATGGCCCCCTGAAGCCTGCAGATCACATCATGATGGTCGCCACCTCTTCCCCACACCGGGCCGATGCCTTTCAAGCAGCAGAATATCTGATGGATTTTCTGAAATCTCGCGCTCCATTTTGGAAAAAAGAAGTCACCGGAAAAAACGCCGATTGGGTAGCTGCCAAGGACGACGATGAACAGGCCCTCTCACGTTGGTAG
- a CDS encoding amino acid aminotransferase produces the protein MFNTLTQQPADKILALLQLYREDPRDTKIDLGVGVYKNAEGVTPIMRAVKEAERRWWDAEETKAYIGLAGDPQFSDVMINLVLADAVKRDQVAAVATPGGTGAVRQAFELIKMANPSARVFVSNPTWPNHLSILKHLNVETVTYRYFDEATGGVDFHGMVEDLNAAQAGDVVLLHGCCHNPTGANLTLPQWQAVVDLMNDKGLIPMVDIAYQGFGDGVDEDAAATRLVASSCPETLIAASCSKNFGVYRERTGILMAVSQDSRLQAVTQGNLAYLNRQNYSFPPDHGSRLVTVVLSDDGLRADWLEELESTRLGMLSLRQQLADELRTLSGSDRFGFVGQHRGMFSRLGLSPEIVERLRAEYAIYMVGDSRINVAGLNAQTVPILARAIIEAGG, from the coding sequence ATGTTCAATACGCTCACCCAGCAACCTGCTGATAAAATTCTGGCCCTGTTGCAGCTGTATCGCGAAGACCCGCGTGACACCAAGATCGACCTTGGTGTTGGTGTTTATAAAAACGCCGAAGGTGTCACGCCGATCATGCGTGCGGTTAAGGAAGCAGAGCGCCGCTGGTGGGATGCGGAAGAGACCAAAGCCTATATTGGCCTGGCCGGTGATCCACAGTTTTCCGATGTGATGATCAATCTGGTCCTGGCCGATGCCGTCAAGCGCGATCAGGTTGCGGCAGTTGCGACACCCGGTGGAACTGGCGCGGTGCGCCAGGCGTTTGAGTTGATCAAGATGGCCAACCCCTCTGCACGTGTATTTGTGTCAAATCCAACATGGCCCAACCACCTGAGCATCCTGAAACACCTGAATGTTGAGACGGTGACCTATCGCTACTTTGACGAGGCCACTGGCGGCGTCGATTTTCATGGCATGGTTGAGGATCTGAATGCGGCGCAAGCAGGTGACGTCGTACTGCTGCACGGTTGCTGTCACAACCCGACAGGCGCCAACCTGACTTTGCCACAGTGGCAGGCCGTGGTTGATCTGATGAACGACAAAGGTCTGATTCCGATGGTTGACATCGCCTATCAGGGCTTTGGTGATGGCGTTGATGAAGATGCTGCAGCCACCCGTTTGGTGGCGTCAAGCTGCCCGGAAACTCTGATTGCGGCCAGTTGCTCGAAAAACTTTGGCGTCTACCGCGAACGTACAGGAATCTTAATGGCCGTGTCGCAAGACAGCAGGTTGCAGGCGGTGACGCAGGGCAATCTGGCCTATCTGAACCGCCAGAACTATTCCTTCCCGCCTGATCACGGATCACGTCTGGTGACCGTGGTGCTGAGTGATGACGGGTTACGCGCTGACTGGCTGGAAGAGCTGGAAAGTACGCGCCTTGGCATGCTGTCGCTGCGCCAGCAATTGGCGGACGAGCTGCGGACGTTGTCGGGATCAGACCGGTTTGGGTTTGTTGGACAACATCGTGGCATGTTCTCACGTTTGGGCCTGAGCCCTGAGATCGTTGAACGCCTACGCGCTGAATATGCCATTTATATGGTTGGCGATTCGCGGATTAACGTGGCTGGTCTGAATGCGCAGACGGTTCCAATTCTTGCCCGTGCCATTATTGAAGCTGGCGGCTAA
- the sseA gene encoding 3-mercaptopyruvate sulfurtransferase, whose amino-acid sequence MAQDDPKTLVSTSWLAEHLKDPDLRILDGTWFMPSEGRDGRSEFEAGHIPNARFFDIDEISDLRSDLPHMVPPVEKFMSRMRALGVGDGHQVVVYDAHGLFSAARVWWLFRLMGQENVAVLDGGLPKWAAEGHSVESQPPVIRDRHMTVKQQHQMVRDVTQVSSASKLGDHEILDARAPGRFAGTEAEPRVGLRSGHIPGAKNVFFKTLLNGDGTMKDPDALRAVFDASGVDLAKPVITSCGSGVTASVINLALERIGKTDHALYDGSWTEWGAFPTLPIATSGDN is encoded by the coding sequence ATGGCACAGGATGACCCCAAAACTCTTGTTTCGACCAGCTGGCTGGCCGAACACCTGAAAGACCCCGACCTGCGCATTCTGGACGGGACTTGGTTCATGCCTTCTGAGGGGCGTGATGGGCGCAGCGAATTTGAGGCTGGTCACATCCCAAACGCGCGGTTTTTCGATATCGATGAGATTAGCGATCTTCGGTCAGATCTACCGCATATGGTGCCTCCGGTTGAGAAATTCATGTCGCGGATGCGGGCCTTGGGTGTTGGTGATGGCCATCAGGTGGTTGTCTATGATGCACACGGCCTGTTTTCGGCCGCACGTGTTTGGTGGCTGTTCCGCTTGATGGGGCAGGAGAACGTTGCCGTTCTGGACGGTGGTTTGCCAAAATGGGCAGCCGAAGGGCATTCGGTCGAAAGTCAGCCACCGGTGATCCGCGATCGACATATGACAGTTAAACAACAGCACCAGATGGTGCGCGACGTGACGCAGGTTTCATCGGCCTCTAAGCTGGGCGATCACGAAATCCTGGACGCCCGCGCGCCGGGCCGTTTTGCAGGCACCGAGGCCGAGCCGCGCGTCGGCCTACGCAGCGGGCACATTCCTGGTGCAAAGAATGTGTTCTTCAAAACGCTTTTGAATGGCGACGGCACGATGAAAGATCCCGATGCATTGCGTGCTGTGTTTGATGCGTCTGGCGTCGACCTGGCAAAGCCAGTGATCACCTCTTGTGGCTCTGGTGTGACCGCTTCGGTTATTAACCTTGCCCTCGAACGGATCGGGAAAACCGATCATGCTTTATATGACGGCTCTTGGACCGAATGGGGGGCCTTCCCCACGTTGCCAATTGCCACCTCTGGAGACAACTGA
- a CDS encoding ABC transporter ATP-binding protein: MPPIVDVQNLQKTYNDGFQALRGINLTIEEGEILALLGPNGAGKTTLISALCGITTPTGGSATVGGHDIQSGYRETRSIIGLVPQELALEPFEKVMNTVRFSRGLFGKGRDDALIEKILRQLSLWDKRNNRIRELSGGMKRRVLIAKALVHEPRVLFLDEPTAGVDVELRRDMWEVVEDLKSQGVTIILTTHYIEEAEAIADRIAVISKGEILLVEEKDALMKRLGRKTLRIELSEPVTSIPDTLKEYELELCAEGLNLSYHYDTQGERTGITRLLYTLAQEGLALRDIHTSQSSLEEIFVDLVKEEAA; encoded by the coding sequence ATGCCGCCTATCGTTGATGTCCAGAACCTGCAGAAAACCTATAATGATGGTTTTCAGGCCCTGAGGGGAATAAACCTTACGATCGAAGAAGGGGAAATTTTGGCCCTCCTCGGCCCTAATGGTGCGGGAAAAACGACTTTGATTTCTGCTCTGTGCGGCATCACCACACCGACCGGCGGCAGTGCCACGGTCGGGGGGCACGACATACAATCAGGATATCGCGAAACCCGGTCCATCATTGGGCTTGTGCCGCAGGAACTGGCACTGGAGCCGTTTGAAAAGGTGATGAACACCGTGCGGTTTTCGCGGGGCCTGTTTGGGAAAGGGCGTGATGACGCGCTGATTGAAAAGATTCTTCGTCAGCTGTCGCTTTGGGACAAACGCAATAACCGCATTCGCGAATTGTCCGGCGGCATGAAGCGCCGCGTTCTGATCGCAAAGGCGCTGGTGCATGAACCCCGCGTACTGTTCTTGGATGAACCGACCGCTGGCGTCGATGTCGAATTGCGCCGCGATATGTGGGAGGTGGTTGAGGATCTGAAATCCCAAGGTGTGACCATCATTTTAACCACACACTACATTGAAGAGGCCGAGGCCATCGCCGATCGGATCGCGGTGATCAGCAAAGGGGAAATTCTGCTGGTCGAAGAGAAAGACGCCTTGATGAAGCGTTTGGGGCGCAAGACCCTACGAATTGAACTAAGTGAACCTGTCACTTCTATTCCTGATACTCTGAAAGAATACGAACTCGAATTATGCGCTGAGGGTTTGAACCTGAGCTATCACTACGATACGCAGGGCGAACGCACGGGCATCACCCGGTTGTTATACACTCTGGCACAAGAGGGTCTGGCCCTGCGCGATATCCACACCAGTCAATCGAGCCTCGAAGAGATTTTTGTAGACTTGGTCAAGGAGGAAGCCGCATGA
- a CDS encoding CoxG family protein, whose protein sequence is MQMTGERMIQAQRSIVWAALLNPDVLKECVPGTQALTGTPEDGFEATVQQKVGPVKATFKGNVSVSDVIEHESLTLTGEGKGGAAGFAKGAAKVSLEDTEDGTRLLYEVEAKVGGKLAQLGSRIVDGFAKKMADQFFTRLEEVIEGPKDDDPEEEVEKKSWLKRLIS, encoded by the coding sequence ATGCAAATGACCGGCGAACGCATGATACAGGCACAGCGCAGCATCGTTTGGGCCGCACTGCTTAACCCTGATGTGCTAAAAGAATGTGTGCCGGGCACACAGGCGCTGACCGGAACCCCAGAGGATGGTTTTGAAGCCACGGTTCAACAAAAGGTTGGCCCGGTCAAAGCCACCTTTAAGGGCAATGTCAGCGTTTCGGACGTTATTGAACACGAATCTTTGACCCTGACCGGCGAAGGCAAAGGTGGCGCCGCCGGATTTGCCAAAGGCGCCGCTAAGGTCAGCCTTGAAGACACCGAAGACGGCACCCGTTTACTGTATGAAGTTGAGGCCAAGGTTGGTGGCAAGCTGGCCCAGTTGGGCAGCCGTATTGTTGATGGCTTTGCCAAAAAGATGGCCGATCAATTTTTTACCCGTCTAGAAGAGGTCATTGAAGGCCCCAAAGACGACGATCCCGAAGAAGAAGTGGAAAAGAAAAGCTGGCTCAAGCGATTGATCAGTTGA
- a CDS encoding calcium/sodium antiporter, whose amino-acid sequence MTPWLFTGLGLLILLLGGDALVKGAVNLSLRMGIPALIVSLTIVAFGTSAPELLISVNAVLDNKPGLALGNVVGSNTANILLVLGVPALLSGLHTSQCDTRKNYVTMLGATLLFIGLAFRGVFDFFAAIVLLAVLAYVLWDALREARNHRRNCSAISDNEEDVEGADPDMPWWQISMFLFLGLLGLPLGADLLVDNASIIARSFGISDTVIGLTLVALGTSLPELATTVMAALRKQADVALGNVIGSNMFNLLAIIGVTSVIGNIPVAQSFVQFDLWVMLAASLMLIPFVFFKQDIGRAWGIALTGLYFAYVAVVLS is encoded by the coding sequence ATGACCCCTTGGTTGTTTACTGGTCTGGGTTTGCTCATTCTTCTGCTGGGTGGCGATGCACTTGTGAAAGGCGCAGTCAACCTCAGCCTGCGCATGGGTATTCCGGCGCTGATTGTCAGCCTGACAATTGTGGCCTTTGGGACATCCGCTCCTGAGTTGCTAATTTCTGTGAACGCCGTACTGGACAATAAGCCTGGCCTGGCCCTGGGGAATGTCGTTGGGTCAAACACTGCCAATATTCTGCTGGTCTTAGGTGTGCCGGCCTTACTGTCTGGCCTGCACACCAGTCAATGCGATACGCGCAAAAACTATGTGACCATGCTGGGGGCCACTTTACTATTCATCGGGCTGGCATTTCGTGGCGTGTTTGATTTCTTTGCCGCAATCGTTTTGCTGGCAGTTCTGGCTTATGTTTTGTGGGATGCCCTGCGCGAGGCCAGAAACCACCGTCGTAACTGTTCAGCCATCAGTGACAACGAAGAAGACGTCGAAGGTGCGGACCCTGATATGCCATGGTGGCAGATCAGCATGTTTTTGTTCTTGGGCTTACTCGGACTTCCACTGGGTGCTGATCTACTGGTGGACAATGCCTCAATCATTGCCCGCTCCTTTGGGATAAGCGATACCGTAATTGGACTGACGCTTGTTGCTCTTGGAACCTCTTTGCCTGAGCTGGCAACAACTGTGATGGCAGCCCTGCGCAAACAGGCCGACGTGGCGTTGGGCAATGTGATTGGCTCAAACATGTTCAATCTGCTGGCAATCATTGGGGTCACCTCTGTGATTGGCAATATCCCAGTGGCGCAGAGCTTTGTTCAGTTTGATCTTTGGGTCATGCTTGCGGCGTCTTTGATGCTGATTCCCTTCGTCTTTTTCAAACAAGATATCGGCCGAGCATGGGGCATTGCGCTGACTGGTCTTTATTTCGCTTACGTTGCTGTCGTCCTGAGCTGA
- the uvrC gene encoding excinuclease ABC subunit UvrC — MPENTPDTEALTGHHLIQSYLNTLDTSPGVYRMLDGQARVLYVGKARNLRARVSNYARMTGHTHRIARMITETASMMFLTTRTETEALLLEQNLIKQLKPRYNVLLRDDKSFPQILVTKTHDFPMIKKHRGAKREKGTYYGPFASAGAVNRTLAQLQRAFQLRNCTDSTFESRTRPCLQYQIKRCTAPCVDYISKADYMAQVNDAERYLSGRSTEIQEKLAAQMHEASDQMEFERAAALRDRIKALTQVQTSQGINPRTVNEADLIALHMEKGQACVQVFFIRAGQNWGNRDFYPRVMSDISEAEVMEAFIGQFYDNKEPPKQLILSHAIENNDLMQDALSEKLGRKVEILLPQRGEKAELINNALRNARESLARKMSEAATQAKLLNGLKEAFELPAPPQRIEVYDNSHIQGAHAVGAMIVSGPDGFMKNQYRKYNIKGDELTPGDDFGMMKEVLKRRFKRLLKEDEDRSKGLWPELLLIDGGAGQVSAVREIMTDMGVQDVPMVGVAKGVDRDHGKEEFYRTGKRPMALRHNDPVLYFIQRLRDEAHRFAIGTHRAKRAKTVGATPLDEVPGVGASRKRALLTHFGSAKAVSRAHLTDLRAVEGISDALAQKIYDYFHEKG, encoded by the coding sequence ATGCCTGAAAACACACCTGATACAGAAGCCCTGACTGGCCATCACCTTATTCAGTCCTATCTGAACACCCTTGATACGTCCCCAGGGGTTTATCGCATGCTCGATGGGCAGGCGCGTGTGTTATATGTGGGCAAGGCTCGCAATCTGCGCGCGCGGGTATCGAACTATGCGCGGATGACGGGCCATACCCATCGCATCGCACGTATGATCACCGAAACCGCCTCGATGATGTTTCTGACAACACGGACAGAGACCGAAGCGCTTTTACTTGAACAAAACCTGATCAAACAACTCAAGCCGCGCTACAACGTGCTGCTACGCGACGACAAAAGCTTTCCGCAGATTCTGGTGACCAAAACTCATGATTTCCCGATGATCAAAAAACATCGGGGGGCAAAACGTGAAAAAGGCACGTATTATGGCCCCTTCGCCAGCGCAGGGGCCGTCAACAGGACCTTGGCCCAATTGCAGCGAGCCTTTCAGCTTAGGAATTGCACAGACTCGACGTTCGAAAGCCGCACGCGCCCTTGCCTGCAGTATCAAATCAAGCGCTGCACTGCACCTTGTGTCGATTATATATCCAAGGCTGATTACATGGCGCAGGTGAACGATGCGGAACGCTATCTGTCTGGGCGATCAACTGAGATTCAGGAAAAACTAGCGGCCCAGATGCACGAAGCCTCAGACCAAATGGAGTTTGAGCGCGCCGCAGCCCTGCGCGACCGGATCAAGGCGCTGACACAGGTGCAGACATCGCAAGGCATCAACCCTCGCACCGTGAACGAGGCTGACCTGATCGCATTGCATATGGAAAAAGGTCAGGCTTGCGTACAGGTGTTTTTCATCCGCGCCGGGCAGAACTGGGGCAACCGAGACTTTTACCCACGGGTGATGTCCGACATTTCCGAGGCCGAAGTGATGGAAGCCTTTATAGGCCAGTTCTATGATAACAAAGAGCCGCCAAAGCAGCTGATCTTGTCACATGCGATTGAAAACAACGATCTCATGCAAGACGCCTTGAGCGAAAAACTTGGGCGCAAAGTAGAGATACTGCTGCCGCAACGCGGGGAAAAAGCAGAGCTGATCAATAACGCATTGCGCAACGCACGTGAGAGTCTGGCGCGGAAAATGTCCGAGGCGGCCACACAAGCCAAATTGCTCAATGGTCTTAAAGAAGCATTTGAGCTGCCCGCCCCACCGCAACGAATTGAAGTCTATGACAACAGTCACATCCAAGGAGCCCACGCTGTTGGTGCAATGATCGTTTCCGGACCAGACGGCTTCATGAAAAACCAATATCGCAAGTATAACATCAAAGGTGATGAGCTGACCCCCGGTGATGACTTTGGTATGATGAAAGAGGTCCTCAAACGCCGTTTCAAACGCCTCCTGAAAGAAGACGAAGATCGCAGCAAAGGCCTGTGGCCTGAATTATTGCTGATCGATGGAGGGGCCGGTCAGGTCAGTGCGGTGCGAGAAATCATGACAGATATGGGCGTGCAAGATGTCCCCATGGTTGGCGTTGCCAAAGGTGTCGACCGTGACCACGGCAAGGAAGAGTTCTACCGCACCGGAAAACGCCCTATGGCCCTGCGCCACAATGATCCGGTGCTTTACTTCATCCAGCGCCTGCGCGACGAGGCACACAGGTTTGCCATCGGCACCCATCGGGCGAAACGCGCCAAAACTGTTGGAGCCACGCCACTGGATGAAGTCCCCGGAGTAGGTGCCAGCCGCAAGCGCGCGCTATTGACCCATTTCGGATCAGCCAAAGCCGTCAGCCGAGCTCATCTGACAGACCTTCGGGCTGTCGAGGGAATATCCGATGCTCTGGCACAAAAGATCTATGATTACTTTCATGAAAAAGGATGA
- a CDS encoding ABC transporter permease, translated as MNFHAVWAIYAYEMKRFFRTLMESFLSPVISTSLYFVVFGAAIGSRIAEVDGVSYGAFIVPGLIMLSVMTQALSNASFGIYFPKFIGTIFEVLSAPVNFLEIVLGYVGAAATKALFVGVVILLTATFFVDLEIKHPIAMLAFLVMICISFSLFGFIIGIWSENFQQLQLIPLLVITPLVFLGGSFYSISMLPSLWQKITLFNPIMYLISGFRWSFFGVADVPIGLSLLAVTIFSGVCLGIVWFIFKTGYRLKS; from the coding sequence ATGAACTTTCATGCAGTATGGGCCATTTATGCCTATGAAATGAAAAGATTTTTCAGAACGCTGATGGAAAGCTTTCTATCACCTGTGATTTCCACGTCGCTCTATTTTGTCGTTTTTGGCGCCGCCATCGGCAGCCGCATCGCCGAAGTTGACGGTGTGTCTTACGGCGCCTTCATCGTGCCCGGCTTGATTATGCTCAGTGTAATGACCCAAGCGCTCAGCAACGCCTCTTTCGGGATCTATTTTCCCAAATTCATTGGTACCATCTTTGAGGTTCTGTCCGCCCCGGTAAACTTTCTTGAGATCGTTTTGGGCTATGTTGGCGCGGCTGCCACCAAAGCGCTATTTGTCGGGGTTGTTATCCTGCTCACCGCAACCTTCTTTGTCGATCTGGAAATAAAACACCCGATTGCAATGCTGGCCTTTCTGGTAATGATCTGCATCTCGTTTTCCCTATTTGGCTTCATTATTGGGATCTGGTCAGAGAATTTTCAGCAATTGCAACTGATCCCACTACTGGTCATCACACCGCTGGTTTTCCTCGGGGGGTCATTTTATTCAATTTCTATGCTTCCTAGCCTTTGGCAGAAAATCACCTTGTTCAATCCGATCATGTATTTGATTTCCGGCTTTCGCTGGTCGTTTTTCGGGGTGGCCGATGTACCGATTGGGCTTAGCCTGCTGGCCGTTACGATTTTTTCTGGCGTCTGTCTTGGCATCGTGTGGTTTATCTTCAAAACGGGATACCGCCTCAAAAGTTAA
- a CDS encoding S49 family peptidase, with protein MKFWFPFKKRPPLVAVIRLSGTIGTGGKALNDEGMAPLIEKAFKRKKPSAIALVINSPGGSPVQSSLIAARIRRLANEHSIPVHAFVEDVAASGGYWLATAADQIWVDESSVVGSIGVISSSFGAHVFLARQGIERRVHTSVKSKSMLDPFLPEKKEDVERLEGILGDLHINFTRQVRERRGTRLNSKQDLFTGEFWLGRRAMDLGLVDGIAHLHPKMKEVYGDKVRFAHYGKKRGLLQRFGSTIMQDAITTIEERADYARYGL; from the coding sequence ATGAAGTTTTGGTTTCCCTTCAAAAAACGCCCGCCGCTGGTCGCGGTCATTCGTCTGTCCGGCACAATCGGTACAGGTGGCAAAGCCCTTAATGATGAAGGGATGGCCCCGCTGATTGAGAAGGCCTTCAAACGCAAAAAACCCTCAGCGATTGCTTTGGTGATTAATTCACCCGGCGGCTCTCCTGTACAATCGTCTCTGATCGCAGCCCGCATTCGCAGGCTGGCCAATGAGCATTCGATCCCTGTGCATGCCTTTGTAGAAGACGTTGCCGCCTCGGGTGGATATTGGCTGGCCACAGCTGCTGATCAGATCTGGGTAGACGAAAGCTCAGTTGTTGGTTCCATCGGGGTGATATCGTCTAGCTTTGGTGCGCATGTCTTCCTTGCCCGGCAAGGGATAGAGCGCCGCGTGCATACTTCGGTCAAATCGAAAAGCATGCTGGACCCGTTCCTGCCTGAAAAGAAAGAGGATGTTGAACGCCTCGAGGGTATCCTTGGCGATCTGCACATCAATTTCACCCGTCAAGTACGTGAGCGCCGCGGGACCAGATTGAACAGCAAACAAGACCTCTTTACCGGAGAGTTCTGGCTGGGCCGGCGCGCCATGGATCTGGGGTTGGTGGATGGCATTGCCCATCTGCACCCGAAGATGAAAGAAGTTTACGGCGATAAGGTGCGCTTTGCCCACTACGGCAAGAAACGCGGGTTGCTGCAACGTTTCGGTAGCACGATCATGCAAGACGCGATCACCACAATTGAGGAGCGCGCAGATTACGCGCGTTACGGGCTCTGA
- the moaD gene encoding molybdopterin converting factor subunit 1: MDVLYFAWVRERIGHPKDRIETAAQTVRDLVNELSAKEERYAVAFSDLSALRVAVDQELTDFDAPLSGAREVAFFPPMTGG; encoded by the coding sequence ATGGACGTACTCTATTTTGCCTGGGTGCGCGAACGGATCGGACACCCCAAAGATCGGATTGAAACCGCAGCTCAAACCGTGCGGGATCTGGTGAATGAGCTGAGCGCAAAGGAAGAGCGCTATGCCGTAGCGTTTTCCGACCTAAGCGCCCTGCGAGTTGCTGTCGATCAGGAGCTGACAGATTTTGATGCGCCCCTTTCAGGCGCACGCGAAGTCGCCTTTTTCCCCCCAATGACTGGCGGTTAA
- the pgsA gene encoding CDP-diacylglycerol--glycerol-3-phosphate 3-phosphatidyltransferase has protein sequence MTWNIPNILTTIRLLAAPGVAVMFLYFNRPYADWFALVLFVSAAITDWFDGYLARAWKQTTKLGAMLDPIADKAMVVIALMVIVGYSSMSPWLVLPATVILFREVFVSGLREYLGDTAGTLKVTKLAKWKTTTQMIAIAVLFAQGVFEHYFGMSSFGMDDALIIDVLAGAEEDVNGLRWKVTGMVWAGYAGLWLLWLAAALTFITGIDYFNKATPHLKDGE, from the coding sequence ATGACATGGAACATTCCTAATATACTGACCACAATACGCCTACTCGCTGCCCCCGGTGTAGCAGTGATGTTTTTATATTTTAACCGTCCCTATGCTGACTGGTTTGCTCTGGTTCTGTTCGTTAGTGCCGCCATAACCGACTGGTTCGATGGCTACCTCGCACGTGCGTGGAAACAAACCACCAAACTGGGTGCGATGCTCGATCCTATTGCTGACAAAGCTATGGTCGTGATCGCGTTAATGGTCATCGTTGGGTACTCTAGCATGTCGCCTTGGTTGGTTCTTCCCGCCACAGTGATCCTGTTTCGCGAGGTTTTTGTGTCAGGTTTGCGCGAATATCTTGGTGATACGGCGGGGACACTAAAGGTCACAAAGCTGGCCAAGTGGAAAACCACCACACAGATGATAGCAATTGCCGTACTGTTTGCTCAAGGCGTGTTTGAGCACTACTTCGGCATGTCCAGCTTTGGCATGGATGATGCATTAATCATCGACGTCCTTGCAGGCGCTGAAGAAGATGTGAATGGCCTTCGCTGGAAAGTAACTGGTATGGTCTGGGCGGGCTATGCTGGCCTGTGGCTGCTGTGGCTTGCAGCCGCGCTGACATTCATAACCGGGATCGATTATTTCAACAAAGCGACCCCTCATCTGAAGGATGGCGAATGA
- the smpB gene encoding SsrA-binding protein SmpB, whose protein sequence is MAKQKDNPNYKVIAENRRARFDYAIEDDIECGVILQGSEVKSLRENSGNIAESYATVDDGELWLINSYIAPYEQAKMFPHEEKRRRKLLVSRKELAKLWQATSRKGMTLVPLVLYFNHKGLAKLKIGIAKGKTNTDKRATEAKRDWGRQKQRLLRHGE, encoded by the coding sequence ATGGCCAAACAAAAAGATAACCCAAACTACAAGGTCATCGCCGAGAACCGGCGTGCGCGCTTTGACTATGCCATCGAGGATGACATCGAATGTGGGGTGATCTTGCAGGGTTCAGAGGTGAAATCCCTGCGCGAAAATAGCGGAAACATCGCCGAAAGCTATGCCACGGTTGATGATGGAGAGCTGTGGCTGATCAACTCGTACATCGCACCTTATGAGCAGGCAAAAATGTTCCCGCATGAAGAAAAACGTCGGCGCAAGTTGTTGGTGTCACGCAAAGAGCTGGCAAAGCTTTGGCAGGCGACGTCGCGCAAAGGTATGACGTTGGTACCCTTGGTGCTGTATTTCAATCACAAAGGTCTGGCCAAGCTGAAGATCGGTATCGCCAAAGGTAAAACCAATACTGACAAACGTGCAACCGAGGCAAAACGCGACTGGGGTCGTCAAAAGCAACGTTTGTTGCGTCACGGGGAATAA